The Capsicum annuum cultivar UCD-10X-F1 chromosome 3, UCD10Xv1.1, whole genome shotgun sequence genomic sequence AGGTTGCTAAACTGCTTTCTATGAACCAATTTGATCGATACTTCTGAAGATATTAATACATACAAGTCCTCTCGAACTATATTTTCTTCTAGCTCAAACTTTCCAGAAGAAAAAAACATATTGGTCTCCATGTCAGCCGATGATAATGCAACCGGCCTTCGTGTTGCATCATTTTCCTGTTACCTCAGCAACCCTGAGGAGAGCTTTGTACACAAACTTAATGGGGGTGCAGTTGAGCCTCCTTTTATTTCACCCCCTGAGACACCATTTTCTGTAACTAAAGTAAAAGCTGCCAAGGCGGCTACTGCAAAGTCATCCTCTAACAGCACCAAAGATAACCTCGCCAATCTTCGCGTGGAGTCTTTCTCTTCTTATCTCAAAACTGGGGAAGACAACTTCGCTTTGAAGGCTTCAGGAGCTCCAGTCCGAGATCCTACTATTGCTTTTGTATTTCCTCAACAGCCTTCGTATCGTAATGCAAATCAACTGGAACAAAGCAAGTCCAAAGATGGAGAGATTAGCATATTTGGGGCTGACAAGTACTTCAACATGCAACTGGAGTATGGAGCTGCCTCCTCTCCAGCTGGGGTGAAGTATAGGGGCCGGAGACTAAACGAAGGAACAGTAGATCTGCCCCATCTGAAGAACGATTCCCGGTCAGGAACTCCTAGCATTTGTTCTGAGTCGAGCAGCTGGAATAGCCATAATGCCCTGTTACAAAATCTTCCGCGAAATGTGTATCAGACAAAGCAGAAGAAGATGACAAGAATGAGATTTTTGCCCACTTTCAGCTGCCAAGGCCCTTGTTTGGACAAGAAAGCAGTCTATGTGAATGAAAGCATGGGACTTAGATTTTCCCAGCCAGGATCAAAGCATGGAGGAATGAGTCCTTTCGCGTTGACTTCTGGCCCTTGCAAATCAGAGGTTCAACAACACTGGAATGATCATAATCTAAGCATAGAAGAACAAAGAAAGTCGTTGGAAGTGTTTGGCTCTGGCAAAATGAGAAAAGGAGATATAGCGGTGAACTTAGAGAGGAAACTCTCCATGTTAACTTGGGATGCCATTCCTAAGGCCCCAAACCTCCCTACAACCACCAATGGAAGCAGCACGGCCTGTGATGACATAGCTAGCGATGCTAGCTCTGATTTATTCGAAATCGAGAATATATCCAGCGGTGAATATGGACTTGTCAATACACAAACATCAGGTGATTATATGTCTAGCAGCTGCATGTCTCCAACAACTCAGTATGCACCAAGCGAGGCCAGCATTGAGTGGAGCGTTGTCACAGCCAGTGCTGCTGATTACTCGTCGATTATCTCAGATTATGATGAGAAGAACTTTGGCTTTGGTGATTACACAAGTTCAAGAAACGCAGCCAACAAAACCAAGAATCCTGTAGGCAAAGACGAGGTGCATAAAACTCACCCCGGTACGGGACTTTTAGGTTGCAAGAGCCAAAAAGCAGTGAATGTGGCTGAAAGTACTGTGCATAAGACTTGTGAGAGAGCAAAACAAAGATGAATTTTCCTCTTAGTTCAGTAAATTTGTgagaataatattttcttattgtaaAAAAGAGTGTAAAacttaatggtttggttggactTGTACTTTGTACAATCATAGCTTAATCAGTATCTTCTTGtctttaataaaagaaaatgtttGTATTATTGTAGCTAATTTGTCTTCCTCTCAACTGCCATTCAGCTCCTACTCATCTTGTCATCAGTATGTGTCTCTTTATGTCAATAAAAGCCACAACAGCCTTCATACATAAAAAACATATTGATTTAAAGCCTAGTTTAAACCACAAAAAAGATAATGAAGGCCACCCTTGTCTGAAGATAAAagatagtattattatttttgtttgttttatgtttctcctttatttataTTCTCCTGATATTTCATGGTGTTTAGCTgttcatcaacaataatattgGAGCATCTATATTGAAACAAAGCTACTTTCCAAAAGACATGTTTGCCTCACTTAAGAGtcatcaaatccaaatattttgaGTTGACATGCACCCATTTTTCAACCCCAAAAGGCCCTACTTCAACAGAATCTTGCTTCAAATTGAGATACACATATGGAATTTAAACTTATGCCCTCAAGTGATGCTGTCTGCCTTGTTCCTTGGCAAAGTTTTTATTAGTGTATGTTCGTTAGGAATTAAAAGGAATAGTTCGAAATCATAGGCAGACATAGAGTTACTCAACTTTGGCCTCTTCATTGAGTGACTTTGTAAGTAAAACATCCTTAGTTGAGTGATTTTTGAGGAAAAACTCTTAAGTTGGGTGGCTTTTTCAGCGAAGAGTgcttaactgaatgactatatgaGATATTAACTCTTAGgatttgatattttaattcaTGTGTATATAAGATTTATGGTCAGAATTACAAAGAAATAAGTTTTCCAGACTTATAGTCTAAGTACAATTTGCACTATTATACATTGGATGCTTTTATCTATTTTCATTAGCCgagaataaagaaaaagtagagcttgtagagagttttcaaaaatttatgattttatgaattAAAAATATTCTCTATCATGTTGAAATGTTTTTCTTGCATGTCCAACCAAGTTGGTATGATGAGTGTGGCCATATGCCTCTCCAAAATTAATTGGAAAATTCCACTTGAACTGTTTTATATGTAGTAGGTTGCACTTTCCAAATTTTATCTAACTATTTTATCCAAATATAGGAGTATTGTTGAGCTCCTATATAATTGTTTCCACAATTTGAACagttgaaattgaaatagcaGGTTGACTTCCCTGAAATATTAACACAAATAATAATAAGTTCTCAAAACGTAACAGTACTGTGTTTTATCTTTAATAACTCAAGCTTTCATATTAGATGATCACACACTTGTATGCATGCTGCTATCAAAGCAGATAAGAAGTCATAAGTTCAATTTTTCACcatcaaaaaacaaaataaaagatttgTAGTTTCACATATttagtcaaacaaaaaaaaacatgtaaTTGTAAGGGAGCAtgttgatatataatttaatttagtaACTAAATATTGATACTATCTTTTAATAACTTAGATGATCAAATATCTCCTTGGACTCAACTATGTAATACTAGAGAATCGTGCCGCGCTTTTCGTggtcatgaaaaatatattaataattaattttatagataattatctttttattatagTGTACttgtaaaattataaaaattttagtttcatATACGACATTTATTTTTGTCTAAATTTtcattcaaattatatttaattaacctttttagaatatttatatataaaaaaattaacccCATTTCGTAGATGAGGTTATTGCAATTTCGAAAAGCGAAATATGAGAAGCTTTTAAGAAAAAGaagtaatataaaatatataacgAAAGAACATAAAACACTTAATAAACAAGAAAAGTTTTGTTCTAACGACAAATTTAAATGTTCGTCAAATAAAAGATTTGTGCTTAATATCTAAGATCATATCTTTGAAAATTACCTCATTATATGATAGATAGAACAACTTTTAACttttcattctctttattttcagTAATCCCATTCCCAAAACACTTGATGCTTGCACACAGTGTCGAGAATACtgatcctttttaatttttttttcaattctcacTACTGTAAGTGCTTGTACTCATGAAGAAGCCACAGTAAGAAATCTGCACTATTCAGTAAGTTAACTTGTGATCTTACCTCAACATGTGCTTGACATCAACGGAAATAAGGCGTGGGGGTACTTTAATTaagtaatataaattttaaaaatagaggcaataattaataaaattgtaaTTGATTGTCTTAAATTACAATTTAGTAATATccttaaaaagaaatatagaaaggttttagaaaaaagtgagtgattaataatgttaataatggaaaaaaattacTGTGATTTCTTCAAAAGTTTAatgcaagaaattaagaaaaaagatacaaaatccttttt encodes the following:
- the LOC107862234 gene encoding protein PHYTOCHROME KINASE SUBSTRATE 3; protein product: MSADDNATGLRVASFSCYLSNPEESFVHKLNGGAVEPPFISPPETPFSVTKVKAAKAATAKSSSNSTKDNLANLRVESFSSYLKTGEDNFALKASGAPVRDPTIAFVFPQQPSYRNANQLEQSKSKDGEISIFGADKYFNMQLEYGAASSPAGVKYRGRRLNEGTVDLPHLKNDSRSGTPSICSESSSWNSHNALLQNLPRNVYQTKQKKMTRMRFLPTFSCQGPCLDKKAVYVNESMGLRFSQPGSKHGGMSPFALTSGPCKSEVQQHWNDHNLSIEEQRKSLEVFGSGKMRKGDIAVNLERKLSMLTWDAIPKAPNLPTTTNGSSTACDDIASDASSDLFEIENISSGEYGLVNTQTSGDYMSSSCMSPTTQYAPSEASIEWSVVTASAADYSSIISDYDEKNFGFGDYTSSRNAANKTKNPVGKDEVHKTHPGTGLLGCKSQKAVNVAESTVHKTCERAKQR